In Pseudanabaena yagii GIHE-NHR1, the following proteins share a genomic window:
- a CDS encoding Uma2 family endonuclease: MPVKIAIAQIQLNQGQRVTLENINWQEFEDILEDLGEHRHALIAYYKGVLELRMPLAGHERAKVLIGDLLKIILDELALEWESLGSTTFKNKQMQVGIEPDDCFYIQNYQAVIGKQRIDLTVDPVPDLAIEVDLTSITQISAYEALAIPEIWRYRNGKLEISLFEDGKYLNSTISKAFPAIPVIEGISLFLEKSKEEPISILRREFREWLQTFHC; the protein is encoded by the coding sequence ATGCCAGTCAAAATTGCGATCGCGCAAATACAGCTAAACCAAGGTCAACGAGTCACCCTTGAAAATATTAACTGGCAAGAATTTGAGGACATCTTAGAAGATTTAGGAGAGCATCGTCATGCACTAATTGCCTATTACAAAGGAGTGTTGGAACTGAGAATGCCATTAGCAGGACATGAACGCGCTAAGGTTTTGATCGGAGATTTACTCAAGATTATCTTGGATGAATTAGCCTTGGAGTGGGAATCTCTCGGCTCGACAACCTTTAAGAATAAGCAAATGCAGGTAGGGATCGAGCCTGATGACTGTTTTTATATTCAGAACTACCAAGCGGTAATTGGCAAACAAAGAATTGATCTTACAGTTGATCCTGTGCCTGATTTAGCGATCGAAGTAGACTTAACCTCAATTACACAAATCAGCGCCTATGAAGCTTTAGCTATTCCTGAAATCTGGCGATATAGAAATGGTAAATTAGAGATTAGTCTATTTGAGGATGGTAAATATCTCAATTCGACCATCAGTAAAGCTTTTCCAGCGATTCCAGTTATTGAAGGTATTTCTTTGTTTCTAGAGAAAAGTAAGGAGGAACCGATAAGTATTTTAAGAAGAGAGTTTCGAGAATGGCTTCAAACCTTTCATTGTTAA
- a CDS encoding ISNCY family transposase, with product MVEIFRQQLESLPDKRTGKNSRYGMEDAAMSAFSVFFTQSPSFLSYQRTMEQTKGRSNAQSLFGVHKIPTDNHIRDLLDPVQPKEMFPVFETILETIEQKGKLQRFRGFANNLLMALDGTEYFSSKQIHCHHCSSRKMKSGEIHYFHSVVTPVIVSPHQSQVIPLVPEFIVPQDGNDKQDCENTAAKRWLLQHGSKYSAFKVTVLGDDLYSRQPLCQMLLEQQFNFILVCRPESHPTIYEHIEGIALPTVVVNKWTGKVQETYTYQYVNGLPIKDGDDALLVNWCELTVTRPDGKVVYKNSFATNHLITEQTVVEIVLAGRTRWKVENENNNTLKTKGYNLEHNFGHGKEHLASFLATLNILSLLFHTLLELVDDKYQLLRSHLPTRKTFFNDLRALTRYLVFDSWDHLLTFMIQGLELDLPPNSS from the coding sequence ATTGTAGAAATTTTCCGACAACAACTAGAATCATTGCCAGACAAGCGGACAGGCAAAAATAGTCGCTATGGCATGGAAGATGCAGCCATGAGTGCATTCAGTGTATTTTTCACTCAAAGTCCATCATTCTTGTCTTACCAGCGGACAATGGAGCAGACAAAAGGGCGAAGCAACGCCCAAAGTTTATTTGGGGTGCATAAAATACCAACGGATAACCATATCCGAGACTTGCTAGACCCAGTGCAACCTAAAGAAATGTTTCCAGTGTTCGAGACAATCTTGGAGACGATAGAGCAAAAGGGGAAACTGCAAAGATTTCGAGGATTCGCCAACAATCTATTAATGGCGCTAGATGGGACAGAGTACTTTAGTTCAAAACAAATACACTGTCACCATTGTTCGAGTAGGAAAATGAAATCAGGAGAAATTCATTATTTTCATAGCGTAGTTACGCCAGTTATCGTCAGTCCACATCAATCGCAAGTGATTCCCCTAGTACCAGAATTTATTGTGCCGCAGGATGGAAATGACAAGCAAGACTGTGAGAATACAGCCGCCAAAAGATGGTTGTTACAACATGGCAGTAAGTACAGTGCATTCAAGGTAACTGTTTTGGGTGATGACCTTTATTCTCGCCAACCCCTCTGCCAAATGCTATTAGAGCAACAGTTCAACTTCATCTTAGTCTGCCGCCCCGAATCTCACCCCACTATCTATGAGCATATAGAAGGGATTGCTTTGCCAACGGTGGTTGTCAATAAGTGGACAGGGAAAGTTCAAGAGACCTATACCTACCAATATGTCAATGGGCTACCTATCAAAGATGGTGACGATGCTTTGCTGGTTAACTGGTGTGAACTAACTGTGACTAGACCTGATGGCAAGGTAGTTTACAAAAACTCTTTTGCCACCAATCACCTGATTACTGAGCAAACAGTGGTGGAAATCGTGCTGGCTGGTCGTACTCGTTGGAAAGTGGAAAATGAGAATAACAATACTCTCAAAACTAAGGGCTACAACCTAGAACACAACTTTGGACATGGCAAGGAGCATCTTGCTTCATTCCTAGCCACCCTCAATATTTTGTCCCTACTATTTCACACGTTATTGGAATTGGTCGATGACAAGTACCAGTTATTGCGCTCTCATTTGCCAACCCGCAAAACCTTTTTTAACGATTTACGCGCCTTGACTCGATATCTTGTTTTTGATAGTTGGGATCATCTTTTGACTTTTATGATTCAAGGTTTGGAGTTAGATCTCCCTCCCAACAGTAGTTAA
- a CDS encoding substrate-binding periplasmic protein gives MLKYIQKFTYWAIYAGVSLGVVSNIVPFPAPTFAEDSSLGIVMRRGHLRVGIDAAIGGPYMFWNAKTQFYDGFELEILQEIASRLNIEPRPINVPWTTQPENLASRQVDLLLSAREEGALENGDTKGKFIESLPYYRSAQRLLIRADGTQIKSLRDMIGKRVGVVANSGGAAIAETYNKNRGNAIRLFSSRDLDRMIIQLRDRQLDAMILDEPVAVWQVRNNPNFIIVGEPLIPIRLVAIINKDDVSLKKAIDKALTEMIQDGKLEQILKRWNLWESQKTLKSTKDLPASVLAIITPYSVYR, from the coding sequence ATGTTGAAGTACATCCAAAAATTCACTTATTGGGCAATCTATGCAGGCGTAAGTCTTGGAGTTGTCAGCAACATTGTCCCATTCCCTGCCCCTACATTTGCTGAAGATAGTAGCCTAGGGATTGTGATGCGTCGTGGGCACTTGCGAGTAGGAATTGATGCCGCAATTGGTGGTCCCTATATGTTCTGGAACGCCAAAACCCAATTTTATGATGGATTTGAGCTAGAAATTCTTCAAGAAATTGCGTCAAGATTAAATATTGAGCCACGTCCGATTAATGTTCCTTGGACAACTCAGCCTGAGAATTTAGCTTCCAGACAAGTTGATCTCTTACTCAGTGCGCGGGAAGAGGGTGCGCTAGAAAATGGTGATACCAAGGGTAAATTTATAGAATCCTTGCCCTATTATCGCAGTGCTCAGCGATTGCTGATTCGAGCTGATGGTACGCAAATTAAATCCTTGCGTGACATGATCGGTAAGCGGGTAGGAGTTGTTGCTAATAGTGGTGGTGCAGCGATCGCGGAAACCTATAATAAAAATAGGGGCAACGCCATTCGGCTATTTTCATCAAGGGATCTTGATCGGATGATTATCCAATTACGCGATCGCCAACTCGATGCGATGATTCTTGATGAGCCTGTAGCGGTGTGGCAGGTACGAAACAATCCTAACTTTATAATTGTCGGTGAGCCTTTAATCCCGATTCGCTTAGTAGCGATCATCAATAAGGATGATGTATCCCTTAAAAAAGCGATCGATAAGGCTTTAACTGAGATGATTCAAGACGGTAAACTCGAACAGATACTTAAGAGGTGGAACCTGTGGGAAAGCCAGAAAACTTTAAAATCGACAAAGGACTTGCCAGCTTCGGTGTTAGCGATCATTACGCCATACTCGGTCTACCGTTAA
- a CDS encoding GGDEF domain-containing response regulator, which yields MDFRRLKYYRRNSLILVTSGDLKLLSEVAEVLSSEKYNYITEPSGEKAWEIILQKRPVIVLADWTIPDVSGLALCHRVKSNLAYPELSATYFVLIVEALNSQQRQIGLDTGVDDFLNSPIDSAELKVRLRTGLRISALVQSLTWTNQRLLAQNDLLDALTLSDPLTKVLNEQAFAGIIPKMMQQFKGFGNYKGYSFLSILVIDIDQFQQVTQSYGDKVGNETIKAIAGRLSHNCAANSLLYRYGLDEFVCVTPHMDAQSGSQLANDLLASIRSHPISVSSGLLFPLTVSVGGVIKQLANQKSETNFNNEPDISFSELIFLAKRSLEQAQQSGGNRAYIEHGF from the coding sequence TTGGATTTTCGCAGATTAAAATATTATCGTCGCAATTCGCTAATTCTAGTTACTAGTGGCGATCTTAAGCTACTGTCTGAAGTTGCAGAAGTTTTATCCTCAGAAAAATATAACTACATCACTGAACCCAGTGGCGAGAAGGCTTGGGAAATAATTCTCCAAAAAAGACCTGTAATTGTGCTAGCGGACTGGACAATTCCTGATGTTTCGGGCTTAGCACTATGTCATCGGGTGAAATCGAATCTGGCTTATCCTGAGCTGAGCGCTACCTACTTTGTCTTGATTGTAGAGGCGTTGAATTCTCAACAACGCCAGATCGGTCTAGATACAGGGGTAGATGATTTTCTCAATAGTCCGATAGATAGCGCTGAGCTAAAGGTGAGATTACGAACAGGGCTAAGAATTAGCGCGTTAGTTCAGTCTTTAACATGGACTAATCAAAGACTATTAGCGCAAAATGATTTGTTAGATGCCCTGACATTATCCGATCCCTTAACTAAAGTTTTGAATGAGCAAGCATTTGCAGGGATTATTCCCAAAATGATGCAGCAGTTTAAAGGATTTGGAAATTATAAAGGCTATAGCTTTCTTAGTATCTTAGTAATTGATATCGATCAGTTTCAACAGGTTACTCAGTCCTATGGAGATAAAGTGGGTAATGAAACTATTAAGGCGATCGCAGGCAGATTGAGTCATAACTGCGCGGCGAATAGTCTGTTGTATCGGTATGGACTAGATGAATTTGTCTGTGTGACACCACATATGGATGCCCAAAGTGGCTCACAGCTTGCTAATGATCTACTAGCTAGTATTCGCAGCCATCCGATCTCCGTATCTTCGGGTTTACTGTTTCCCCTCACAGTTAGCGTTGGTGGAGTGATAAAACAATTAGCCAATCAAAAGAGTGAAACGAATTTCAATAACGAGCCTGATATTAGTTTCAGTGAATTAATTTTCCTCGCTAAGCGATCGCTGGAGCAAGCTCAACAATCTGGCGGCAATCGTGCGTATATCGAACATGGGTTTTGA
- a CDS encoding cryptochrome/photolyase family protein — MPQIASNSGKNREILSGQIALVWHRRDLRIDDNPTLSEAISQVGEQGIVIGLFIFDPDILDDGVTEGSKVDFMLGCLRELQANYRRLGSELLFMYGQPVQSIRELAKAINASHVFFNQDVEPFAIKRDREATQALQEIGVKVQSFIDIGLIAPDAIATQSGEPYKVYTPFWRNWQSKSKPQPFTSPHKLTGLANYENLPVIPLPSLRELKFINDITLPKAGEAAALELLETFCDGNGILRYQTERDFPAHAGTSTLSTHLRFGTVGIRRVWEKAIAAEQLVRSEEDAAGITTWKQELAWREFYQHVLFYFPELETGAYRPQMRNFPWDDDEEKFTAWCEGRTGYPIVDAAMRQLNQTGWMHNRCRMIVASFLTKDLIINWQWGERYFMQKLLDGDLAANNGGWQWSASSGMDPKPLRIFNPASQARKYDPEGEYILRWLPELQGLTTAELLSGNIPPHQCKKRDYPLPIVDHNMQQQKFKKLYQDCKTN; from the coding sequence ATGCCTCAAATAGCCAGTAATTCTGGAAAAAATCGTGAAATATTATCGGGACAGATCGCTTTAGTCTGGCATCGGCGCGATTTGCGAATTGATGACAATCCTACTTTAAGTGAGGCGATCTCACAGGTGGGAGAACAAGGGATCGTGATCGGTTTATTTATATTTGATCCTGATATTCTCGATGATGGCGTGACCGAGGGCAGCAAGGTTGACTTTATGCTTGGTTGTTTGCGCGAGTTGCAAGCTAACTATCGACGTTTGGGCAGCGAATTGCTATTCATGTATGGGCAGCCCGTGCAATCGATTCGTGAACTGGCAAAAGCAATTAATGCAAGTCATGTCTTTTTTAACCAAGATGTCGAACCCTTTGCGATTAAGCGCGATCGCGAAGCGACTCAAGCTTTACAAGAAATCGGTGTCAAGGTTCAAAGTTTCATTGATATTGGCTTGATAGCTCCCGATGCGATCGCTACGCAATCAGGAGAACCCTACAAGGTCTACACCCCCTTTTGGCGAAATTGGCAAAGTAAGTCAAAGCCTCAACCCTTTACATCTCCTCACAAATTAACAGGTTTAGCAAATTATGAAAACCTCCCTGTAATTCCTTTACCAAGCTTGCGTGAACTAAAATTCATCAATGACATTACCTTACCGAAAGCAGGTGAAGCCGCAGCTTTAGAACTATTAGAAACCTTTTGTGATGGTAATGGAATTTTGCGTTATCAAACGGAACGTGATTTTCCTGCCCATGCGGGTACATCGACATTGAGTACCCATTTGCGCTTCGGGACAGTTGGCATTAGAAGAGTATGGGAAAAAGCGATCGCGGCTGAGCAGCTAGTGCGTAGTGAAGAGGATGCCGCAGGAATTACTACATGGAAACAGGAACTAGCATGGCGGGAATTCTATCAGCATGTTCTCTTTTACTTCCCTGAATTAGAAACAGGAGCCTATCGTCCCCAAATGCGAAACTTCCCTTGGGATGATGACGAAGAGAAATTTACTGCATGGTGTGAAGGTCGCACGGGTTATCCGATTGTCGATGCAGCAATGCGGCAACTTAATCAAACGGGCTGGATGCACAACCGTTGTCGGATGATTGTCGCCAGTTTCTTAACTAAGGATTTGATAATTAATTGGCAATGGGGCGAACGCTATTTTATGCAGAAGTTGCTAGATGGTGACTTAGCCGCAAATAATGGTGGTTGGCAATGGAGCGCATCTAGTGGCATGGATCCCAAGCCTTTGCGGATTTTTAATCCTGCATCACAAGCCCGCAAGTATGATCCAGAAGGTGAGTATATTTTGCGGTGGTTGCCTGAATTACAGGGATTGACTACAGCCGAGCTTTTGAGTGGGAATATTCCACCACATCAATGCAAAAAGCGCGATTATCCTCTACCAATTGTGGATCACAATATGCAGCAGCAAAAATTTAAGAAGCTCTATCAGGATTGTAAAACTAACTAA
- the argB gene encoding acetylglutamate kinase, whose translation MLTDSDRVQVLSEALPYMQQFAGRTIVVKYGGAAMKEENLRQDVIRDVVTMSFMGLRPVLVHGGGPEINTWLTKLNIEPQFINGLRVTDAATMEVVEMVLVGRVNKQIVEMINLAGGSGVGLCGKDGNLIRARPQGNDAIGFVGEVSGINIGLLSTLLEAGHIPVVSSVATDETGQSYNINADTVAGELAAALGAEKLILLTDIAGILHNYKDPSTLYRSLTISKARELMNENVVSGGMIPKVQCCVRSLAQGVKAAHIVDGRVPHSLLLEIFTNSGVGSMIVASETAL comes from the coding sequence ATGCTAACAGACAGCGATCGCGTTCAGGTTCTAAGTGAAGCTTTGCCCTACATGCAGCAATTTGCGGGGCGTACCATTGTCGTCAAATATGGTGGGGCGGCAATGAAAGAAGAAAATCTTCGGCAGGACGTGATCCGCGATGTCGTCACGATGTCATTTATGGGATTGCGCCCAGTACTAGTGCATGGTGGCGGGCCCGAAATCAATACATGGCTCACCAAACTGAACATCGAGCCACAGTTTATCAATGGATTGCGGGTTACCGATGCCGCCACTATGGAAGTTGTGGAAATGGTGCTAGTTGGTCGAGTCAACAAGCAGATCGTAGAAATGATTAACCTCGCAGGTGGCTCTGGTGTCGGTCTATGCGGTAAGGATGGCAATCTGATTCGTGCGCGTCCCCAAGGCAATGATGCGATCGGCTTTGTGGGTGAAGTCAGTGGCATTAATATCGGTCTGCTCTCAACCCTACTCGAAGCAGGACATATTCCCGTTGTATCTAGTGTCGCGACCGATGAAACAGGTCAGTCCTACAACATCAATGCGGATACCGTCGCTGGTGAACTCGCCGCCGCTTTGGGAGCGGAGAAATTGATTCTCCTCACCGACATTGCAGGTATTCTCCATAATTACAAAGATCCCAGTACGCTCTATCGCAGTTTGACGATCAGCAAAGCTAGAGAACTGATGAATGAAAATGTCGTCAGTGGTGGCATGATTCCTAAAGTTCAGTGCTGTGTGCGATCGCTAGCGCAGGGGGTAAAAGCTGCACATATTGTCGATGGGCGCGTACCACATTCTCTATTACTGGAAATCTTTACTAACAGTGGCGTTGGTTCTATGATTGTCGCTTCTGAAACAGCTCTTTAA
- a CDS encoding glycosyltransferase family 4 protein, which translates to MDNKKILFVSYTAVLGGGELCLIDFANAYRETSQVVLLTDGILKTRLEDLGVKVEVLQASRSLADVKLSSGLGSSLKSIGDLWRLGKQIANKSQAFDLIHANNQKGFVVAAIARLLGGAPVVWHLHDILTADIFSATNRRIAVTLANWFATRVIVNSQATADAFIAAGGNRRLLRTVYNGFDSEKFDQVDDNQATLREELGIPRDRPLVGMFSRLSYWKGQHILLEAASQLPDVHVLLVGDALFGEAEYREKLKNIAAQESLKGRVHWLGFRQDIPALMKACDAIAHCSTAPEPFGRVIVEAQLSKRPAIATIGGGTSEIITNGVTGLLIPPNDPQLLAAAMQQIFSDREATQKMVEAAYSQAKLKFSIPSVCAEFEMAIA; encoded by the coding sequence ATGGATAATAAAAAAATTTTATTTGTGAGCTATACCGCAGTTTTAGGTGGGGGAGAACTTTGTTTAATCGATTTTGCTAATGCTTATCGTGAAACTAGTCAGGTAGTGCTGCTCACCGATGGAATTTTAAAAACACGATTGGAAGATTTAGGGGTCAAGGTTGAGGTTTTGCAAGCATCGCGATCACTTGCTGATGTCAAGCTATCAAGTGGGCTAGGCTCATCTCTGAAATCTATTGGTGATCTCTGGCGACTTGGCAAACAGATTGCCAATAAAAGTCAAGCCTTTGATTTAATCCATGCCAATAATCAAAAAGGATTTGTGGTGGCGGCGATCGCAAGATTATTGGGTGGTGCACCTGTAGTTTGGCACTTGCATGATATTTTGACCGCCGATATTTTTAGTGCAACCAATCGTAGGATCGCAGTTACCTTAGCGAATTGGTTTGCTACGAGAGTAATTGTCAATTCTCAAGCGACAGCAGACGCATTTATTGCCGCAGGGGGCAATCGCCGACTATTACGCACGGTATATAACGGATTTGATAGTGAAAAGTTTGATCAAGTTGATGATAATCAAGCCACTTTGCGAGAGGAATTAGGCATTCCCCGCGATCGCCCTTTAGTGGGAATGTTCAGTCGGCTGTCTTACTGGAAAGGGCAACATATTTTATTAGAAGCTGCTAGTCAACTCCCTGATGTCCATGTGTTGCTAGTCGGTGATGCGCTTTTTGGCGAAGCAGAGTATAGGGAAAAGCTGAAAAATATTGCGGCGCAAGAGAGTCTCAAGGGTCGTGTGCATTGGCTCGGCTTTCGGCAAGATATTCCCGCCTTAATGAAAGCTTGCGATGCGATCGCCCATTGTTCAACTGCTCCTGAACCCTTTGGGCGCGTAATTGTCGAGGCGCAATTATCGAAAAGACCTGCGATCGCAACTATCGGTGGTGGTACTAGCGAAATTATTACCAATGGCGTGACAGGTTTATTAATTCCTCCTAACGATCCGCAATTACTGGCGGCTGCCATGCAACAAATTTTTAGCGATCGCGAAGCAACCCAAAAGATGGTCGAAGCTGCCTATAGCCAAGCAAAATTAAAGTTCTCAATTCCCTCTGTCTGTGCCGAATTTGAAATGGCGATCGCCTAA
- a CDS encoding DUF928 domain-containing protein, giving the protein MKLKALIPSSSPFTVANKRRSRTYLGRALLILTCSLASIGTGELIPLAAIAQPLLLAQSNNKGYGLGLPKSASTGGGTRLVNRDSLETDENAPNTQPRRGVIPSIRSRDRSPALLMRQLQPQPLLTLITPEDGGRTANAQPTLYWYLYDQPKQMSSSTNDLEHHVNKTDESTHTTESQDCFVGQLRVILTEDQKDTTTIFQTKLTMKSGLSSFKLPIAASLQSSKSYRWEITLPAQQNELEEDVIVSGWIVYSPPESSLQKSLMRALTTRDRAKIYAEAGYWFEAIDGYTRWLKINPKDLKTRNARNEILKSGFATNQNLDIDAFIGLLNTDATKSSVK; this is encoded by the coding sequence ATGAAACTTAAAGCCCTTATCCCTTCAAGTAGTCCGTTTACCGTAGCGAATAAGCGGCGATCGCGGACTTATTTGGGCAGAGCATTACTCATCTTGACCTGCTCTTTGGCAAGTATAGGTACAGGCGAGTTGATCCCCTTAGCCGCGATCGCTCAACCTTTGTTGTTAGCCCAATCTAACAATAAAGGTTATGGCTTAGGTTTACCCAAAAGTGCAAGTACAGGGGGAGGGACGAGGCTTGTGAATAGAGATAGCCTTGAAACAGATGAAAATGCTCCTAATACGCAACCTCGACGTGGGGTTATACCTTCGATACGTAGCAGAGATAGATCCCCAGCATTACTAATGCGACAGCTACAGCCACAACCTCTCCTAACATTGATTACGCCTGAGGATGGTGGGCGGACAGCCAATGCTCAACCTACTTTGTATTGGTATTTGTATGATCAACCCAAACAAATGTCTTCATCTACTAATGATCTTGAGCATCATGTCAACAAAACGGATGAGTCGACTCACACAACAGAGTCTCAGGATTGTTTTGTTGGACAACTTCGTGTCATCTTGACGGAGGATCAAAAGGACACAACGACAATATTTCAAACTAAGTTAACAATGAAGAGTGGTTTGTCCAGCTTCAAATTGCCGATCGCAGCTTCTTTGCAATCATCTAAAAGCTACCGTTGGGAAATCACATTACCAGCTCAACAAAATGAACTGGAAGAGGACGTAATTGTAAGTGGCTGGATTGTATATTCCCCTCCTGAAAGTAGTCTGCAAAAGTCTTTGATGCGTGCTTTGACAACTCGCGATCGCGCCAAGATTTATGCTGAAGCGGGATATTGGTTTGAGGCGATCGATGGTTATACCCGTTGGCTAAAAATTAATCCTAAGGATCTCAAAACAAGAAATGCCAGAAATGAAATCTTGAAATCAGGATTTGCTACCAATCAAAACTTAGATATTGATGCTTTTATTGGGTTACTAAATACCGACGCAACAAAATCATCAGTTAAGTAG
- a CDS encoding RpnC/YadD family protein — MTYISILKPSLTPLNFCPVLRKESVIYQEILREGLAEGLAEGKAKGLAEGKAKGLAEGKAKGLAEATNQIALNMLRSNMSTDLIAQVTGLTLKQIEKLQKLAAKQSQSPKSSQTKRS, encoded by the coding sequence TTGACTTACATCTCAATTCTCAAGCCTTCTTTAACTCCATTAAATTTTTGTCCTGTACTTAGGAAAGAATCAGTAATTTATCAAGAAATCTTACGAGAAGGCTTGGCTGAAGGATTAGCTGAAGGTAAGGCCAAAGGATTAGCTGAAGGTAAGGCAAAAGGCTTGGCTGAGGGTAAGGCGAAAGGCTTGGCTGAGGCAACTAATCAAATTGCTCTTAATATGTTGCGTTCTAATATGTCCACAGATTTAATTGCTCAGGTTACAGGGTTAACTCTTAAACAAATCGAAAAATTGCAAAAACTCGCCGCAAAGCAATCTCAATCACCCAAATCGTCACAGACAAAGCGCTCATAA
- a CDS encoding J domain-containing protein yields the protein MGKPENFKIDKGLASFGVSDHYAILGLPLNTDAAHIRKKFLKLAKILHPDVFGRTDEEKDTATKYFSKMVSPAYQVLNSDRDRGEYLATLRIFAQTQKQKGTALTLSTEIAQKLYRLPHEITYTQFVEQVAPKQYETLESILEYTATLSELNLVYLMTQSSLSFTTGSSAAAPAFSQSPSQSPSQTVAQNGNGQPSVAPKPAQSPALRNLNMAELFIGKKQWTDALKELIAAEKLDPNNAKVYALKGLVQMNQNAAAIAKVSFQKALKLDPKEPTALKYINQVSAAQAQTPAKAPEKKGGLFGWGKK from the coding sequence GTGGGAAAGCCAGAAAACTTTAAAATCGACAAAGGACTTGCCAGCTTCGGTGTTAGCGATCATTACGCCATACTCGGTCTACCGTTAAATACCGATGCGGCTCACATTCGCAAAAAATTTCTCAAGCTTGCTAAAATCTTGCATCCCGACGTTTTTGGGCGCACTGATGAAGAAAAGGACACCGCAACCAAATATTTTTCTAAGATGGTTAGTCCTGCTTATCAAGTGCTAAATAGCGATCGCGATCGCGGTGAATATTTAGCCACCTTGAGAATATTTGCTCAGACTCAAAAACAAAAAGGCACTGCACTCACCCTAAGTACGGAAATTGCTCAAAAACTATATCGGCTACCCCACGAAATCACCTATACGCAATTCGTGGAACAAGTTGCCCCAAAGCAATACGAAACCCTAGAGTCGATTTTGGAATATACGGCAACTCTCAGCGAATTAAATCTTGTGTATTTAATGACGCAATCTAGCCTCAGCTTTACGACAGGCAGCAGTGCGGCGGCTCCCGCATTCAGTCAATCCCCCAGTCAGTCACCCAGTCAAACGGTGGCTCAAAATGGCAATGGTCAGCCCAGTGTTGCTCCAAAACCTGCCCAATCTCCCGCACTGCGGAACCTCAACATGGCAGAGCTATTTATTGGGAAAAAGCAATGGACGGATGCGCTCAAGGAGTTAATCGCCGCCGAGAAACTAGATCCTAATAATGCCAAAGTCTATGCCCTCAAAGGTCTAGTGCAGATGAATCAAAATGCGGCAGCGATCGCTAAAGTAAGTTTCCAAAAGGCTCTAAAACTTGATCCAAAAGAACCAACTGCTCTGAAGTACATTAATCAAGTGAGTGCTGCACAGGCTCAAACTCCTGCCAAGGCTCCTGAGAAGAAGGGAGGTCTATTTGGATGGGGGAAAAAATAA